In Ruania zhangjianzhongii, the following proteins share a genomic window:
- a CDS encoding 3-isopropylmalate dehydrogenase, translated as MARSIKLAVIGGDGIGPEVTAEGLKVLDAALAGTDVTIERTDFDLGAGRWHATGETLTEEDLAAISTHDAILLGAVGDPTVPSGVLERGLLLKLRFALDHYVNLRPSRLYPGVPSPLADPGEVDFVVVREGTEGPYVGNGGALRVGTPHEIATEVSVNTAFGVERVVRDAFARAQARPRRTLTLVHKHNVLVHAGHLWRRTVDAVAAEFPEVSVDYLHVDAATIFLATDPSRFDVIVTDNLFGDILTDLAAAITGGIGLAASGNVNPDRTFPSMFEPVHGSAPDIAGQQKADPTAAVLSVALLARHLGLTDAAATIEAAVGADIAARDGSARSTTEIGDALAARVRG; from the coding sequence ATGGCACGCAGCATCAAGCTCGCCGTGATCGGCGGCGACGGAATCGGCCCGGAAGTCACCGCAGAAGGCCTGAAGGTCCTCGACGCCGCCCTTGCCGGCACCGACGTCACCATCGAGCGCACCGACTTCGACCTGGGCGCCGGCCGTTGGCACGCCACCGGCGAGACTCTCACCGAGGAGGACCTCGCCGCGATCAGCACCCATGACGCGATCCTGCTCGGCGCCGTCGGCGACCCGACCGTGCCCTCCGGCGTGCTTGAGCGCGGCCTGCTGCTCAAGCTCCGCTTCGCCCTGGACCACTACGTCAACCTGCGCCCCTCCCGGCTCTACCCAGGAGTGCCCTCGCCGCTGGCCGATCCGGGAGAGGTGGACTTCGTCGTCGTGCGGGAGGGCACCGAAGGCCCGTACGTGGGCAACGGCGGCGCTCTGCGCGTGGGCACCCCGCACGAGATCGCCACCGAGGTCAGCGTGAACACCGCGTTCGGGGTGGAGCGGGTGGTCCGGGACGCCTTCGCCCGCGCTCAGGCCCGCCCGCGGCGCACGCTCACCCTGGTGCACAAGCACAACGTCCTGGTGCACGCCGGTCACCTCTGGCGGCGCACGGTGGATGCGGTGGCCGCCGAGTTCCCCGAGGTGTCCGTGGACTACCTGCACGTGGACGCCGCCACCATCTTCCTGGCGACCGACCCGTCCCGATTCGACGTGATCGTCACCGACAACCTGTTCGGCGACATCCTCACCGACCTCGCCGCTGCGATCACCGGCGGCATCGGACTGGCAGCCTCCGGCAACGTCAACCCGGACCGTACCTTCCCGTCGATGTTCGAGCCGGTACACGGCTCCGCTCCGGACATCGCCGGCCAACAGAAGGCCGACCCGACGGCAGCGGTCCTGTCCGTCGCGCTGCTGGCCCGTCACCTCGGGCTGACCGACGCCGCCGCGACCATCGAGGCTGCCGTCGGTGCGGACATCGCCGCACGCGATGGCAGCGCCCGCAGCACCACGGAGATCGGTGACGCACTGGCCGCACGAGTACGCGGCTGA
- a CDS encoding ASCH domain-containing protein — MVTSSTAVDDYWTAARRRVGPSALAAATGRQAAGTAAPPAWSFGAGPEDADALLVLVLAGTKTGTASAMASFEAEGEPLPRAGGLSIILDGRGEPRALIVTTEVSVCRFEQVDAEHAAAEGEGDLSLAHWRAVHAKFFTDGLAEVGEEFTVSSAVVLERFQLLDPIT, encoded by the coding sequence ATGGTGACCAGTAGCACTGCCGTTGACGACTACTGGACGGCAGCGCGCCGGCGAGTCGGCCCGTCCGCTCTCGCCGCAGCCACCGGCAGGCAGGCTGCCGGCACGGCGGCTCCGCCGGCATGGTCGTTCGGCGCGGGTCCGGAGGATGCGGACGCGCTGCTCGTCCTTGTGCTTGCCGGTACCAAGACCGGTACTGCGAGTGCGATGGCCAGCTTCGAAGCCGAGGGTGAGCCACTGCCCCGCGCCGGTGGCCTCTCGATCATCCTGGACGGTCGCGGCGAACCCCGGGCCCTGATCGTGACCACCGAGGTCAGCGTGTGCCGGTTCGAGCAGGTGGACGCCGAACACGCCGCTGCCGAGGGGGAGGGGGACCTCTCGCTCGCGCACTGGCGCGCGGTGCACGCGAAGTTCTTCACCGACGGGCTGGCCGAGGTGGGCGAGGAGTTCACGGTGAGCTCCGCCGTCGTGCTGGAGCGATTCCAGCTGCTCGACCCGATCACCTAG
- a CDS encoding DUF4870 domain-containing protein: protein MLAHLSPLIALVLSAGFLSFLGPLLVWLIWRERSDLVRNAAASAFNFNLTVWLASIIAWICLFTVVLIPLAIVLWAVAFIAQIVLSILGAIRANNGVVYRYPFQVPILR from the coding sequence GTGCTCGCCCACCTCTCCCCACTGATCGCTCTCGTGCTCAGCGCGGGGTTCCTCAGTTTCCTCGGCCCGCTACTCGTCTGGCTGATCTGGCGAGAGCGCAGTGACCTGGTGCGCAACGCCGCCGCTAGCGCCTTCAACTTCAATCTCACCGTGTGGCTGGCAAGCATCATCGCCTGGATCTGCCTGTTCACGGTGGTGCTGATCCCGCTCGCTATCGTGCTGTGGGCGGTGGCCTTTATCGCGCAGATCGTACTCTCCATCCTTGGCGCGATCCGCGCGAATAATGGCGTCGTCTACCGCTACCCGTTCCAGGTGCCGATCCTGCGCTGA
- the ilvC gene encoding ketol-acid reductoisomerase, whose amino-acid sequence MAELFYDDDADLSLIAAKKVAVIGYGSQGHAHALNLRDSGVDVRIGLREGSASREKAENEGLRVLSVADAAQEADVVVILAPDQHQRGIYAAEIAPNLADGDTLVFAHGFNIRFDYIKPKDTVDVIMVAPKGPGHLVRREFADGRGVPVIVAVEQDASGDAWPLALSYAKGIGGLRAGGIKTTFTEETETDLFGEQSVLCGGTSQLVQYGFEVLTEAGYQPEVAYFEVLHELKLIVDLMIEGGIAKQRWSISDTAEYGDYVSGPRVIDPNVKENMKAVLGDIQSGAFAERFIADQDAGAPEFKELRAKGEQHPIEVTGRELRKMFAWVKSTDADYTEGSAGR is encoded by the coding sequence GTGGCTGAGCTGTTCTACGACGACGACGCCGACCTGTCCCTGATCGCCGCCAAGAAGGTCGCCGTCATCGGTTACGGCAGCCAGGGCCACGCACACGCGCTCAACCTGCGCGACTCCGGTGTGGACGTGCGGATCGGCCTGCGCGAGGGTTCTGCCTCGCGGGAGAAGGCGGAGAACGAGGGCCTGCGGGTGCTCAGCGTCGCCGATGCTGCCCAGGAGGCCGACGTCGTCGTGATCCTCGCTCCGGACCAGCACCAGCGGGGTATCTACGCCGCGGAGATCGCCCCGAACCTCGCCGACGGCGACACTCTGGTGTTCGCGCACGGGTTCAACATCCGGTTCGACTACATCAAGCCGAAGGACACCGTCGACGTGATCATGGTCGCGCCGAAGGGCCCCGGGCACCTGGTCCGCCGCGAGTTCGCCGACGGGCGCGGTGTGCCGGTGATCGTGGCGGTGGAGCAGGACGCCTCGGGCGACGCCTGGCCGCTGGCACTGTCCTACGCCAAGGGCATCGGCGGCCTGCGCGCCGGCGGGATCAAGACCACCTTCACCGAGGAGACCGAGACCGACCTGTTCGGTGAGCAGTCGGTGCTCTGCGGTGGCACCTCGCAGCTGGTGCAGTACGGGTTCGAGGTGCTCACCGAGGCCGGCTACCAGCCGGAGGTGGCGTACTTCGAGGTGCTGCACGAGCTGAAGCTGATCGTGGACCTGATGATCGAGGGCGGGATCGCCAAGCAGCGCTGGTCCATCTCGGACACGGCCGAGTACGGCGACTATGTCTCCGGCCCGCGGGTGATCGACCCGAACGTGAAGGAGAACATGAAGGCGGTGCTGGGGGACATCCAGTCCGGAGCCTTCGCCGAGCGGTTCATCGCCGACCAGGACGCCGGTGCGCCGGAGTTCAAGGAGCTGCGCGCCAAGGGTGAGCAGCACCCGATCGAGGTCACCGGCCGCGAGCTGCGGAAGATGTTCGCCTGGGTGAAGTCCACGGACGCCGACTACACCGAGGGAAGCGCCGGACGCTGA
- the ilvN gene encoding acetolactate synthase small subunit yields the protein MTRHTLSVLVENKPGVLTRVSALFARRAFNIHSLAVGPTEYPEISRITVVVDVESNPLEQVTKQLNKLVNVIKIVELAPTSSVQRELLLVKVKADDASRTAVLQVVELFRAHVVDVTPEAVTIEATGGEDKLRALLSSLEPYGVREIVQSGAVAIGRGPKSMTDRALERIHRSA from the coding sequence ATGACCCGACACACCCTTTCGGTGCTGGTGGAGAACAAGCCAGGCGTGCTCACCCGCGTCTCCGCACTGTTCGCCCGCCGCGCCTTCAACATTCACTCCCTCGCCGTGGGCCCCACCGAGTACCCGGAGATCTCCAGGATCACTGTCGTGGTCGATGTGGAGTCCAACCCGCTGGAGCAGGTCACCAAGCAGCTGAACAAGCTGGTGAACGTGATCAAGATCGTCGAGCTGGCACCCACCTCGTCGGTGCAGCGTGAGCTGCTCCTGGTCAAGGTCAAGGCCGACGACGCCTCCCGGACCGCCGTACTGCAGGTGGTCGAGCTGTTCCGGGCGCACGTGGTGGACGTGACTCCGGAGGCGGTGACCATCGAGGCCACCGGTGGTGAGGACAAGCTCCGCGCCCTGCTCTCCTCGCTGGAGCCGTACGGCGTCCGTGAGATCGTGCAGTCCGGTGCGGTGGCGATCGGCCGCGGCCCAAAATCCATGACCGACCGGGCCCTGGAGCGCATCCACCGCTCCGCCTGA
- a CDS encoding acetolactate synthase large subunit, whose product MANAPHPTPPRTQPPKPALAPAGAHAPVTGEQVTGAQSVVRSLEAAGVDTVFGIPGGAILPIYDPLFDSSMRHILVRHEQGAGHAAQGYAAATGKVGVCMATSGPGATNLVTPLADAHMDSVPLVAITGQVAESLIGTDGFQEADIVGITMPITKHSFLITDPAEIPARIAEAFHIASTGRPGPVLVDIAKSAMQADTTFAWPPAHLDIPGYRPAAKPHLKQIKEAARLLATARRPVLYAGGGTIRANASAELLALTNVSGAPVVTTLMARGALPDSHPQHLGMPGMHGTVAAVAALQKADLVVALGARFDDRVTGRLDSFAPGATVVHADIDPAEISKNRIADVPIVGDLKEVLADLAAEVEREQAQHGRPDVEGWWASLDELRETYPLGWTPTEDGLLAPQHVISRLGEISGPESIYVAGVGQHQMWAAQFIRYQNPRTWLNSGGLGTMGYSVPAAMGAKVGMPDSTVWAIDGDGCFQMTNQELATCALEGIPIKVAIINNSSLGMVRQWQTLFYDQRYSSTDLNTGHETRRIPDFVKLAESYGCVGLRCESVADVDATIRKAEEIDDRPVVVDFVVSRDAMVWPMVAAGVSNDEIQYAHGISPAFERDE is encoded by the coding sequence ATGGCGAACGCGCCACATCCCACGCCGCCGCGTACGCAGCCGCCGAAGCCAGCCCTGGCCCCGGCCGGTGCGCACGCACCCGTGACCGGTGAGCAGGTGACCGGAGCCCAGTCGGTCGTCCGCTCGCTTGAGGCGGCCGGCGTCGACACGGTATTCGGTATCCCCGGCGGGGCGATCCTCCCGATCTACGACCCGCTGTTCGACTCCTCCATGCGGCACATCCTGGTCCGGCACGAGCAGGGCGCCGGGCACGCCGCCCAGGGCTACGCCGCGGCGACCGGCAAGGTGGGCGTGTGCATGGCCACCTCCGGCCCGGGAGCCACCAACCTGGTCACGCCGCTGGCCGATGCGCACATGGACTCGGTCCCGCTGGTGGCCATCACCGGCCAGGTGGCCGAATCGCTCATCGGTACCGATGGATTCCAGGAGGCGGACATCGTCGGCATCACCATGCCGATCACCAAGCACTCCTTCCTGATCACCGATCCGGCGGAGATCCCGGCTCGGATCGCGGAGGCCTTCCACATCGCGAGCACCGGCCGACCCGGGCCCGTGCTGGTGGATATCGCGAAGAGCGCCATGCAGGCGGACACCACCTTCGCCTGGCCGCCCGCCCACCTGGACATCCCCGGCTACCGGCCGGCCGCCAAGCCGCACCTGAAGCAGATCAAGGAGGCGGCCCGGCTGCTGGCCACCGCCCGCCGTCCGGTGCTCTACGCCGGCGGCGGCACGATCCGCGCGAACGCGTCGGCCGAGCTGCTCGCGCTGACCAACGTCTCCGGTGCTCCGGTGGTGACCACGCTGATGGCCCGTGGCGCGCTGCCCGACTCTCACCCCCAGCACCTGGGCATGCCCGGGATGCACGGCACGGTGGCCGCCGTGGCCGCTCTGCAGAAGGCGGACCTGGTGGTTGCGCTCGGCGCCCGGTTCGACGACCGGGTCACCGGCCGGCTGGACTCCTTCGCCCCCGGCGCCACGGTGGTGCACGCCGACATCGACCCCGCCGAGATCTCGAAGAACCGGATCGCGGACGTGCCGATCGTCGGTGACCTCAAGGAGGTCCTGGCGGACCTGGCAGCCGAGGTGGAGCGGGAGCAGGCCCAGCACGGAAGGCCGGACGTCGAGGGCTGGTGGGCCTCGCTGGACGAGTTGCGGGAGACCTACCCGCTGGGCTGGACCCCCACCGAGGACGGCCTGCTGGCCCCGCAACACGTGATCTCCCGGCTGGGCGAGATCTCCGGCCCGGAGTCGATCTACGTGGCCGGGGTGGGGCAGCACCAGATGTGGGCCGCGCAGTTCATCCGCTACCAGAATCCGCGCACCTGGCTGAACTCCGGTGGGCTGGGCACGATGGGCTACTCGGTGCCGGCGGCGATGGGCGCCAAGGTCGGCATGCCGGACTCCACCGTGTGGGCGATCGACGGTGACGGCTGCTTCCAGATGACCAACCAGGAGTTGGCCACCTGTGCCCTGGAGGGCATCCCGATCAAGGTCGCGATCATCAACAACTCCTCCCTCGGGATGGTCCGGCAGTGGCAGACGCTGTTCTACGACCAGCGCTACTCCAGCACCGACCTGAACACCGGTCACGAGACCAGGCGGATCCCGGACTTCGTCAAGCTCGCCGAGTCCTACGGCTGCGTGGGGCTGCGCTGCGAGAGCGTGGCGGACGTGGACGCCACCATCCGCAAGGCGGAGGAGATCGACGACCGGCCTGTGGTGGTCGACTTCGTGGTCAGCCGGGACGCGATGGTGTGGCCGATGGTCGCCGCCGGCGTCAGCAACGACGAGATCCAGTACGCCCACGGCATCAGCCCGGCGTTCGAACGCGACGAGTGA
- a CDS encoding VOC family protein, with translation MTTLTTQQVIDEGLSDWRVLIRTRILQACFETGSFAVGADLVAKITTVAEQLNHHPDVLLRYPHVLVTTTSHDVGGLTERDIALAQRISQIAADLGIAASPEKVGAQEIAIDALDIPAVRPFWQAVLGYAANPADETELSDPMGRGATIWFQQMDAPRPQRNRIHLDVSVPHDQAEARLQATLDAGGRLLSADAAPSFWVLADAEGNEACICTNLDREDG, from the coding sequence ATGACCACTCTGACTACCCAGCAGGTGATCGACGAAGGCCTCTCGGACTGGCGGGTACTGATCCGCACGCGCATCCTGCAGGCCTGCTTCGAGACCGGCTCGTTCGCCGTCGGCGCTGACCTGGTCGCGAAGATCACCACGGTCGCCGAGCAACTCAACCACCACCCGGATGTGCTGCTGCGGTACCCGCACGTGCTGGTCACCACCACCAGCCACGACGTCGGCGGTCTCACCGAGCGGGACATTGCCCTGGCCCAGCGGATCAGCCAGATCGCCGCCGACCTGGGCATCGCAGCGTCCCCGGAGAAGGTCGGCGCCCAGGAGATCGCGATCGACGCCCTGGACATTCCGGCCGTGCGCCCGTTCTGGCAGGCGGTCCTCGGCTACGCGGCCAATCCCGCGGACGAGACCGAGCTCAGCGATCCGATGGGCCGCGGGGCCACGATCTGGTTCCAGCAGATGGACGCCCCACGCCCGCAGCGCAACCGCATCCACCTGGACGTGTCGGTCCCGCATGACCAGGCTGAGGCCCGCCTCCAGGCGACCCTCGATGCCGGGGGGCGGCTGCTCTCCGCTGATGCTGCGCCGTCGTTCTGGGTACTGGCCGACGCCGAGGGCAACGAGGCCTGCATCTGCACGAATCTCGACCGCGAGGACGGCTGA
- a CDS encoding SRPBCC domain-containing protein: MEDIDVRVPLSADAAHAFSVFVAGRWWPAAWSDDARDFERLVIQPRVGGRVLGRYAGGAEEDWGEVLVYDEGRRLQHTFTYAHTSGVPSVVTADFVDRTEGGSDLYFRHGGWTEDNDQDRANFANWVEQLDEFAETSEFDLRPPQAPPE; encoded by the coding sequence ATGGAGGACATCGATGTGAGGGTGCCGCTCTCGGCCGATGCTGCGCATGCCTTCTCGGTATTCGTGGCAGGGCGCTGGTGGCCGGCTGCCTGGTCCGACGACGCCCGGGACTTCGAGCGCCTGGTGATCCAGCCGCGCGTCGGGGGTCGAGTGCTCGGCCGGTACGCCGGCGGAGCTGAGGAGGACTGGGGCGAGGTGCTCGTCTACGACGAAGGTCGCCGACTGCAGCACACGTTCACCTACGCCCATACCTCAGGGGTGCCGAGTGTGGTGACCGCCGATTTCGTCGACCGGACCGAGGGCGGCTCGGACCTGTACTTCCGGCACGGCGGGTGGACCGAGGACAATGACCAGGATCGGGCCAACTTTGCCAACTGGGTGGAGCAGCTGGACGAGTTCGCCGAGACCAGCGAGTTCGACCTGCGCCCACCGCAGGCCCCGCCCGAGTAA
- a CDS encoding TetR/AcrR family transcriptional regulator — protein sequence MAVRGRPRTFDRDAALRTAMELFWRRGYEGVSVAMLTEALGITPTSLYAAFGAKEELFDEAIELYDTPGSTPTDLALAHAGSREAIEAVLRDNTDAYTDTATPPGCMIALSAVNLGRGHDDIGRRLTVRRRRDREKIQTRIERGIADGDLPAGFAAGAAASYIQTVLHGLSIQARDGCTRDQAHIIVDAALVGWDAMVVRSE from the coding sequence ATGGCGGTACGCGGACGTCCTCGAACCTTCGATCGGGATGCGGCGCTGCGCACGGCGATGGAGCTGTTCTGGCGGCGCGGCTATGAGGGAGTCTCGGTGGCGATGCTCACCGAGGCGCTCGGTATCACGCCCACCAGCCTGTACGCGGCCTTCGGCGCCAAGGAAGAACTCTTCGACGAGGCCATCGAGCTCTATGACACCCCTGGCAGCACTCCTACCGACCTGGCGCTTGCTCATGCGGGCAGCCGAGAGGCCATCGAAGCCGTCTTGCGGGACAACACCGACGCCTACACCGACACCGCAACCCCGCCCGGATGCATGATCGCGCTGTCGGCCGTCAACCTCGGCCGCGGCCACGACGACATCGGCCGCAGGCTCACCGTTCGTCGCCGGCGCGACCGGGAAAAGATTCAGACACGCATCGAGCGCGGTATCGCCGACGGTGACCTCCCCGCCGGATTCGCCGCCGGAGCAGCCGCGTCCTACATCCAGACCGTGCTGCACGGGCTGTCGATCCAGGCCCGCGATGGTTGCACCCGCGATCAGGCCCACATCATCGTCGATGCTGCGCTGGTCGGCTGGGACGCGATGGTCGTTCGGTCCGAGTGA
- a CDS encoding SDR family NAD(P)-dependent oxidoreductase, producing MRPLTDKTALVTGGSRGIGAAIATRLAADGARVALTYHSSSDRAQTVVEKITADGGTAIAIPAAMEDPQQVRAAVDASVEAFGGLDLLVNNAGIFPYGHIDELTLADYEHTMAVHVRAVFAAVQAAVPHLGPGSRIISIGSSLVERVPGPGISLYAMSKSALVGFTKGLARDLGPRGVTAVAVHPGSTDTEMNPADGHGAESERALTALDRYGSAEDIAATVAHLAGPGGAYITGTTITVDGGVTA from the coding sequence ATGCGCCCATTGACCGACAAGACCGCTCTGGTGACCGGAGGGAGCCGAGGGATCGGCGCCGCCATCGCGACCCGACTGGCAGCCGACGGCGCCCGCGTCGCACTCACCTATCACTCCTCATCGGACCGGGCTCAGACCGTCGTCGAGAAGATCACTGCCGACGGCGGCACGGCGATCGCGATTCCCGCGGCGATGGAGGACCCCCAGCAGGTGCGGGCTGCGGTCGACGCGAGCGTGGAGGCGTTCGGCGGGCTGGACCTCCTGGTGAACAATGCCGGAATCTTCCCCTACGGCCACATCGATGAGCTCACCCTGGCGGACTACGAACACACCATGGCCGTCCACGTCCGAGCGGTGTTCGCCGCGGTGCAGGCCGCCGTTCCACACCTCGGCCCGGGTAGCCGGATCATCAGTATCGGCAGCAGCCTGGTCGAACGCGTCCCCGGGCCGGGGATCAGCCTGTACGCGATGAGCAAGTCTGCCCTGGTCGGATTCACGAAAGGTCTCGCTCGCGACCTCGGCCCACGCGGGGTCACCGCGGTCGCGGTGCACCCTGGCTCCACCGACACGGAGATGAATCCCGCCGACGGACACGGCGCCGAGTCCGAGCGGGCGCTGACCGCCCTGGACCGATACGGCAGCGCCGAGGACATCGCCGCCACGGTCGCCCATCTCGCCGGACCCGGAGGCGCCTACATCACCGGCACCACCATCACGGTCGACGGCGGAGTCACCGCATGA
- a CDS encoding DMT family transporter: MRNTGSAGSAPPRIAATAWGLVLLAAGLEIIWALALAESDGLARPGWAITAFVLAIVSLVSLTLALRNLRLSSAYPVWVGLGAVGVALAGTLALGEPLTPARIACLALIVAGVIGLTCTDAPSGRSRTGRTAEAHHDSCRAGEH, translated from the coding sequence ATGAGGAACACCGGAAGCGCTGGCTCCGCCCCGCCACGGATTGCAGCCACTGCCTGGGGTCTGGTCCTGCTCGCCGCCGGACTGGAGATCATCTGGGCGCTCGCACTGGCCGAATCCGATGGGTTGGCACGCCCGGGCTGGGCCATCACCGCATTCGTCCTCGCGATCGTCAGCCTGGTGTCGCTGACACTCGCGCTGCGCAACCTCCGGCTGAGCAGCGCCTACCCGGTCTGGGTCGGCCTGGGTGCCGTCGGTGTCGCACTCGCCGGGACGCTCGCTCTCGGAGAGCCCCTGACACCCGCGCGGATTGCCTGCCTCGCCCTGATCGTGGCAGGGGTGATCGGACTCACCTGCACCGATGCGCCCTCCGGCCGGTCCCGGACCGGCCGCACAGCAGAGGCCCACCACGACTCATGCAGAGCGGGTGAGCACTGA
- a CDS encoding DMT family transporter has protein sequence MAWAFLVIAGLLEIAWSSALKNADGLRRPGWSVTGIALAVLSLALLSVALRDLPVGTAYAIWVGIGTVGVAVTGILAFGDRATPVRLLSIAAVVVGIGGLKLLGG, from the coding sequence ATGGCTTGGGCCTTCCTTGTCATCGCCGGGCTGCTCGAGATCGCCTGGTCCTCGGCACTGAAGAACGCCGACGGGCTACGACGACCAGGCTGGTCCGTGACCGGGATCGCACTAGCAGTGCTCAGCCTTGCCCTGCTCTCCGTTGCGCTCCGGGACCTGCCCGTCGGCACGGCCTACGCCATCTGGGTCGGGATCGGCACCGTCGGCGTGGCTGTCACTGGCATCCTCGCCTTCGGCGACCGGGCCACACCGGTCCGGCTGCTCAGTATCGCTGCCGTCGTCGTCGGCATCGGTGGACTCAAACTCCTCGGTGGTTGA
- a CDS encoding TetR/AcrR family transcriptional regulator — MQDPRAASEPGRTRGGAPTFTELSRRRQLVDCSIAVLGEQGYSGTTLSRVADRAGVSKGVVSYHFTSKSDLLEATVHDVFARGREYAETEWFAHLDDSATPADLLRTYLESNLAYIAAHPDQIAAAIEIIRNHRGADGSLIFGPPWSGSLREPLEEIFKAGQHEGLFRPFAPGVMATAVRRVIDGFSFEVLGTAELDTAAYTAEIVELFDRATRAAP; from the coding sequence ATGCAGGACCCACGAGCCGCGTCGGAGCCGGGCCGGACCCGAGGCGGAGCACCGACATTCACGGAACTGTCCCGTCGCAGACAGTTGGTGGACTGCTCGATCGCGGTGCTCGGTGAGCAGGGCTACTCGGGCACCACGTTGAGCCGCGTCGCCGACCGCGCCGGGGTCAGCAAGGGGGTGGTCTCCTATCACTTCACGAGCAAGTCCGACCTGCTTGAAGCCACGGTGCATGATGTGTTCGCCCGCGGCCGGGAGTATGCCGAGACCGAGTGGTTCGCCCACCTCGACGACTCGGCGACCCCTGCGGATCTGCTGCGCACCTATCTCGAGAGCAACCTCGCCTACATCGCCGCCCATCCGGACCAGATCGCGGCGGCGATCGAGATCATCCGGAACCATCGCGGCGCGGACGGATCCCTGATATTCGGGCCCCCGTGGTCCGGATCCCTCCGCGAGCCGCTGGAGGAGATCTTCAAGGCCGGCCAGCACGAGGGGCTCTTCCGCCCGTTCGCCCCTGGAGTGATGGCCACTGCGGTCCGTCGGGTCATCGACGGATTCAGCTTCGAGGTTCTCGGCACGGCGGAGCTCGACACCGCGGCGTACACCGCGGAGATCGTCGAGCTCTTCGATCGGGCGACCCGGGCAGCGCCATGA
- a CDS encoding acyltransferase family protein has translation MTTDSVQTRPRVRLAFIDNLRVALTVLVVAHHAALPYGNLGLWPNWEQPPTVASALALDVFVLLNQTFFMGFFFLLAGLFVPGSADRRGAGGFARERLRRLGIPFLVALVVVRPLYSLPTYLGRPPAERVPYWEHFLTSWDIGPLWFLEVLLALSLGYALLRRWRPSPADATPTPLRAHQVALFAIGLGLVSYVWRMIVPIGTMAWGLPTPAYLPQYVALFVVGVLTYRRGWLTALPHRAGTLSACLVIASLLPMVLLGGLESLDPGLGLHRASLYHLGFALWDAMFATGVILALVVAFRRHATGDGPGGQFLARNAFAVYLIHAPVVVGVVALMGPLALPPLAKFAVALFLTLLISWALAALIRRQPRIGSMI, from the coding sequence ATGACTACCGACTCCGTTCAGACCCGCCCCCGGGTGCGCCTGGCATTCATCGACAACCTGCGCGTTGCCCTGACGGTTCTCGTGGTGGCTCACCACGCAGCGCTCCCGTACGGCAACCTCGGGCTGTGGCCGAACTGGGAGCAGCCACCGACGGTCGCCTCTGCTCTGGCACTGGACGTGTTCGTCCTGCTCAACCAGACGTTCTTCATGGGCTTCTTCTTCCTGCTCGCGGGCCTGTTCGTGCCGGGCTCGGCCGACCGGCGCGGGGCAGGCGGTTTCGCCCGGGAACGGCTGCGCCGGCTCGGCATCCCCTTCCTCGTCGCGCTGGTCGTCGTGCGGCCCTTGTACTCGCTGCCCACGTATCTCGGTAGGCCACCAGCCGAGCGCGTGCCGTACTGGGAGCACTTCCTGACCAGCTGGGACATCGGCCCGCTGTGGTTCCTCGAGGTGCTGCTCGCACTGAGCCTGGGCTACGCGTTGCTGCGCCGGTGGCGACCATCGCCTGCCGACGCCACCCCCACCCCGCTGCGAGCGCACCAGGTCGCGCTCTTTGCGATCGGCCTCGGGCTGGTCTCCTACGTCTGGCGGATGATCGTACCCATCGGCACCATGGCGTGGGGCCTGCCCACTCCTGCGTACCTCCCCCAGTACGTCGCGCTCTTCGTCGTCGGAGTGCTCACCTATCGTCGGGGCTGGTTGACGGCGTTGCCTCACCGCGCCGGGACGCTCAGCGCGTGCCTGGTGATCGCGTCACTGCTCCCGATGGTTCTCCTCGGCGGCCTGGAGTCGCTCGATCCCGGGCTCGGGCTCCACCGGGCGAGCCTGTACCACCTCGGCTTCGCGCTGTGGGACGCCATGTTCGCCACCGGGGTGATCCTGGCGCTCGTCGTCGCCTTCCGACGGCACGCCACCGGCGACGGGCCGGGTGGGCAATTCCTGGCACGGAACGCTTTCGCGGTCTACCTGATCCATGCGCCCGTCGTGGTGGGCGTCGTTGCGCTCATGGGTCCGCTCGCCCTGCCTCCGCTGGCCAAGTTCGCCGTGGCACTGTTCCTGACCCTCCTGATCAGTTGGGCACTGGCAGCACTTATCCGGCGCCAGCCGAGGATCGGGTCGATGATCTAG